The Fusarium musae strain F31 chromosome 10, whole genome shotgun sequence genome window below encodes:
- a CDS encoding hypothetical protein (EggNog:ENOG41), producing MRPVVPEEVGDLLKSRPVMIFNRTLLGPAYIESIVSSSPALVTSQGGKALPLEVWDMILDFSNRCPENHQYSLVRPKRLQTSARGDELVCDMYKRWWWPFGNTYCLKGIEMLRFYLAHPDEPSESDHPDLNSIRLSSFYYSFPNSLRSPFAISSLFPFDGYFDLSEYLDFFDMYVSSCAFPTALLASKTEFLHVELTVSDVIKNLEDGNSRDWERL from the exons ATGAGGCCAGTAGTACCAGAAGAAGTCGGCGATTTGCTGAAGTCGCGGCCAGTTATGATTTTCAACAGGACACTCTTAGGGCCAGCCTATATCGAAAGTATCGTCTCTTCCTCGCCGGCACTCGTCACCTCCCAAGGAGGAAAAGCACTACCACTTGAGGTCTGGGACATGATTCTCGACTTCTCAAATCGCTGCCCAGAGAACCACCAGTATTCCCTCGTACGACCCAAGCGGCTACAGACAAGCGCGAGAGGCGACGAACTTGTCTGCGACATGTATAAACGCTGGTGGTGGCCCTTTGGCAACACCTATTGCCTCAAAGGAATCGAGATGCTTCGATTCTACTTGGCACATCCCGACGAACCCAGCGAATCGGACCATCCCGACCTGAATTCAATACGCCTCAGCTCCTTCTACTACTCATTCCCCAACTCCCTCCGATCTCCATTCgccatctcctccctctTTCCATTCGACGGCTACTTCGACTTATCCGAATACCTCGACTTCTTCGACATGTACGTTTCATCCTGCGCCTTTCCCACGGCTTTGCTCGCATCAAAGACCGAGTTTCTCCATGTGGAGCTCACGGTTTCAGATGtcatcaagaatctcgaggACGGCAATT CACGTGATTGGGAGCGACTTTGA
- a CDS encoding hypothetical protein (EggNog:ENOG41), with translation MATTSPKAKSSKPANMMDDPETADDIQVSQQKQLATQGNAHFHRLGWKRLAVVTIVEAIALGALSLPSAYHTLGMFPGVFLTITLGFVSIFTSYIVGQVKLKFPHVAHYADAGRLLLGRFGYEIFGAALVLELVMVVGSHALTGSIALIDINGGHVCSIVFSAVSAIILLILAIPPSFTEVAILGYIDFVSIVAAIGITVIATGIQASDSAGGLSGVEWSAWPKEDLNFAEAFVAVSNIIFAFSFAIGQFSFMDEMHTPTDYMKSIYASCFIQIAIYTLTGALCYAFIGPSVQSPALLSAGPLISKIAFGVALPVIFISGSINSTVALRYLHGRMFKDSILRYVNTPMGWVSWITLVTIFTIIAWVIAEAIPIFSDLLSLASALFVSGFSFWIPGVMWFVLLCEGKWFSKKNMLMSLGSILAFIIGIVTLGAGTYATIKDIIDITSDGSAHAPFTCRSS, from the exons ATGGCTACCACCTCACCCAAGGCCAAGTCCTCAAAACCCGCCaacatgatggatgatccTGAGACAGCGGATGACATCCAAGTCTCCcagcagaagcagctcgCTACCCAAGGAAATGCTCACTTCCACCGCCTGGGATGGAAGCGTCTCGCCGTCGTCACAATCGTCGAGGCTATTGCCCTCGGCGCCCTCAGTCTTCCTTCAGCCTATCACACGCTGGGCATGTTCCCCGGCGTCTTCCTCACAATCACTCTCGGTTTCGTCTCCATTTTCACCAGTTACATCGTCGGCCAAGTCAAGCTGAAATTTCCCCACGTAGCGCATTATGCTGATGCCGgacgccttcttctcggtcGCTTTGGCTACGAGATCTTCGGTGCTGCCCTCGTTCTCGAGCTTGTTATGGTTGTTGGTTCGCATGCCTTGACTGGTAGCATTGcgctcatcgacatcaacggTGGACACGTCTGTTCCATCGTCTTCTCCGCTGTTTCGGctatcatccttctcatcctcgccatccCCCCATCTTTCACCGAAGTCGCCATTCTTGGATATATCGATTTCGTGTCTATCGTTGCTGCCATTGGCATCACCGTCATTGCTACTGGTATTCAGGCTAGCGATTCGGCTGGTGGACTCTCGGGTGTTGAGTGGTCTGCCTGGCCCAAGGAGGACCTTAACTTCGCTGAGGCATTCGTCGCTGTCAGCAACATCATTTTCGCCTTTAGTTTCGCGATTGGTCAATTCTCCTTCATGGACGAGATGCACACACCAACCGATTACATGAAGTCTATCTACGCATCCTGCTTCATCCAAATTGCGATCTACACGCTGACTGGAGCCCTGTGCTACGCTTTCATCGGACCCTCGGTGCAATCACCCGCGTTGCTCTCCGCTGGACCACTTATTTCCAAGATCGCTTTTGGAGTCGCGCTACCCGTTATCTTTATCTCCGGTTCGATCAATTCTACCGTTGCCCTCCGATATCTTCATGGCCGTATGTTCAAGGACTCAATTCTGCGATATGTCAACACCCCAATGGGCTGGGTCAGCTGGATCACCCTTGTGACCATCTTCACTATCATCGCTTGGGTCATCGCTGAGGCTATCCCCATTTTCTCTGACTTGCTCTCTCTGGCCTCGGCTCTCTTCGTTTCTGGTTTCTCTTTCTGGATTCCCGGTGTCATGTGGTTCGTCTTGCTTTGCGAGGGCAAGTGGTtttccaagaagaacatgtTAATGAGCTTGGGAAGCATCCTCGCCTTCATCATCGGAATTGTTACACTCGGTGCTGGCACATATGCCACCATTAAGGATATC ATCGACATTACTTCCGATGGCTCTGCTCATGCTCCATTCACTTGCCGATCAAGCTAA
- a CDS encoding hypothetical protein (EggNog:ENOG41), which yields MSSQPSLLAATAKLNNGLIIPRIQLGLYMMSTKEATDAVRQGLLTGYRGFDCAQMYHNERQAGKAISDFLASSENTAGLKREDIWYTSKLASCDESYDAVRRSVKKSVEASGLGYIDLFLLHSPYGGKTARLTSWKALEDAVDAGEIRSAGVSNFGSAHIEELMASNPRIPPVINQIEVHPFNTQEEIRATCAEHNIAIEAYAPLARAERMDHPAIVKMAKKYSVTPAQIFVKWGLQHDFITLPKSTKQKRMIENASVDGFEISEDDMKELDGLDEHLVTDWDPTDAP from the exons ATGTCCTCTCAGCCCTCACTCCTCGCCGCCACGGCCAAG CTCAACAATGGCCTCATCATTCCCCGCATCCAACTTGGTCTCTACATGATGTCCACCAAAGAAGCCACCGATGCAGTTCGCCAAGGTCTCCTCACCGGCTACCGCGGTTTCGACTGCGCGCAGATGTATCACAATGAGCGCCAGGCCGGTAAAGCCATCAGTGACTTTCTCGCCAGTAGTGAGAACACGGCTGGTTTGAAGCGCGAGGATATTTGGTACACTTCCAAGCTCGCCAGCTGCGACGAGTCGTATGATGCTGTGCGACGATCTGTCAAGAAATCTGTCGAGGCTTCAGGCTTGGGATACATTGACTTGTTCCTTCTTCATAGTCCATACGGTGGGAAGACAGCCAGACTTACGAGCTGGAAGGCGCTGGAGGATGCCGTTGATGCGGGTGAGATTCGTTCTGCTGGCGTCAGCAACTTTGGCTCTGCTCAT ATCGAGGAACTCATGGCCTCCAACCCTCGCATCCCGCCCGTGATCAACCAGATCGAAGTTCACCCTTTCAACACCCAAGAAGAAATCCGCGCCACTTGCGCCGAACATAACATCGCCATCGAGGCCTACGCTCCTCTCGCTCGCGCTGAGCGCATGGATCACCCTGCCATTGTCAAAATGGCCAAGAAGTACTCCGTCACACCTGCCCAAATATTTGTCAA GTGGGGGCTTCAACATGACTTCATCACTCTTCCCAAGAGTACTAAGCAGAAGCGTATGATCGAGAACGCAAGCGTTGATGGATTTGAGATTTCGGAGGATGATATGAAGGAGCTGGATGGTTTGGATGAGCATTTGGTTACTGACTG GGACCCCACGGACGCGCCATGA
- a CDS encoding hypothetical protein (EggNog:ENOG41), translating into MFRDYDGILLHNDRSSYTAQNSQKCCQSPQLRTTSSNARINGEESQESDTDLRRPLLALTVADIGTVDTLVEGELMKWFDLTEAWNAVLLIDEADIFLERRQNRGLARNGLVSAFLKRMEYFKGLLFLTTNRVGQIDDAFISRVHVAIGYQALDEETRRKVWNGFFRKPVRDRAGKVQIVPDAKKWVLGTVGETSFNGGDIRNALQTAITLAEFESEEDPEYDAALVTVVHKAHFQKVLEMCNRFRSYVTSIRREDEMK; encoded by the exons ATGTTCAGGGACTATGATGGGATTCTTCTCCATAACGATAGGTCATCCTACACTGCCCAAAACAGTCAAAAATGTTGCCAAAGCCCCCAGCTCAGAACGACCAGCAGTAACGCCAGAATCAACGGGGAGGAGTCGCAAGAATCTGACACTGACTTGCGTCGGCCACTCCTTGCTCTCACAGTAGCTGATATCGGCACGGTCGATACACTCGTTGAAGGCGAGCTTATGAAATGGTTTGATCTTACGGAAGCCTGGAACGCAGTGCTTCTTATTGATGAAGCCGATATCTTCCTCGAACGAAGGCAGAATCGAGGCCTCGCTCGAAACGGGCTGGTATCAG CCTTCCTTAAAAGGATGGAGTACTTTAAGGGTTTGCTGTTCCTGACTACCAATCGCGTTGGACAAATAGACGACGCCTTCATCTCACGCGTACACGTCGCAATCGGATACCAGGCCCTCGACGAAGAGACCAGACGAAAAGTTTGGAATGGCTTTTTTCGCAAGCCGGTGCGCGATCGCGCTGGCAAGGTACAGATCGTACCAGACGCAAAGAAATGGGTTCTTGGCACCGTTGGGGAGACGAGCTTCAACGGGGGAGACATTCGCAATGCATTACAGACAGCCATCACCCTAGCAGAGTTTGAAAGCGAAGAAGACCCGGAGTATGATGCTGCATTGGTGACAGTTGTCCATAAGGCTCATTTCCAGAAGGTTCTGGAGATGTGCAATCGATTCCGCAGTTATGTGACAAGTATACGGAGGGAAGACGAGATGAAGTGA
- a CDS encoding hypothetical protein (EggNog:ENOG41) has product MGGQQPDLLPRSEYEDKPSSSAPASRFNRDKIRCLDGLRGIACLLVFNYHFFWPWTPAIMLGYGAFPPRAPEPYWGLQSLPIICLLHRGRAMVAIFFAISGYVICRHILRLIHERKLDTAYQKLASSVFRRVFRLYIPPTISMFLVAVLAQIGVFKSEFAIYKGPDSHYINATITHADLAEGNFCANGTAVRGATGIANYLGIETTAYLRNTTGYPEGNTTEWTDMLLCVNHTTRSYGPSQLYTLESEYEAQFPKNDTNSTKSVKDDTSMERLAALSYLDDEDDLDLTFGNATNATNPLNLTWVQMGGSWEEHPFIHPNLTYAMKNFTRSYAEWANPFNFGHYHTRYDPHTFTIPMEFRGSMVIYIFLLGTAAIKAKWRTRIGCFLSAYSLFIGRWDMATFLGGMLLSEHDVRRSSDLPPSATGVKGRAGDFQRTTKGTALRWAGIVLALYLLSYPDSGAEYTPGFAYLSTWVPKYYTPLSGWMFYEAMGAVLLVACILRSPVLVRLLESRLPQYLGKVSFSLYLVHGPVLHSLGFWIMPRLFDSFGKTGGYAIGWVVLLAITFYLTDLWNKKIDGWSVTVGRRVEKALSED; this is encoded by the coding sequence ATGGGCGGGCAACAGCCGGATCTGCTGCCTCGCTCCGAGTACGAAGATAAGCCCTCATCGTCAGCACCAGCCTCGCGCTTCAATAGAGACAAGATCAGGTGCCTTGACGGCTTGCGCGGAATCGCatgtcttcttgtcttcaaTTATCATTTCTTCTGGCCTTGGACGCCTGCTATCATGTTAGGCTATGGCGCGTTCCCTCCGCGTGCGCCTGAGCCGTATTGGGGATTGCAGTCGTTACCAATTATTTGCCTTTTGCATCGTGGACGTGCTATGGTTGCTATTTTCTTCGCCATCTCTGGTTATGTTATCTGTCGCCATATTCTTCGCTTGATCCATGAGCGCAAGCTTGATACTGCTTATCAGAAGCTTGCTTCATCTGTTTTCCGACGTGTCTTTCGCCTCTATATTCCTCCCACCATCAGCATGTTCCTTGTCGCCGTGCTAGCTCAAATCGGTGTCTTCAAGTCCGAGTTCGCCATTTACAAGGGTCCTGACTCTCATTACATCAATGCGACGATTACTCATGCCGATTTGGCCGAGGGTAACTTTTGTGCTAATGGCACCGCTGTGAGAGGAGCTACAGGTATCGCGAACTACTTGGGAATAGAAACCACAGCGTATCTCCGCAATACCACCGGATATCCTGAAGGAAACACCACAGAATGGACAGACATGCTCCTCTGTGTCAATCACACAACGCGATCGTATGGACCGTCTCAGCTCTACACCTTGGAATCAGAGTATGAGGCCCAGTTCCCCAAGAACGACACCAACTCCACCAAGTCTGTTAAGGACGACACTAGTATGGAGCGACTCGCAGCTCTCAGCTACCtggatgacgaagacgatcTCGATCTCACCTTCGGTAATGCCACCAACGCCACCAATCCACTGAACCTTACTTGGGTTCAGATGGGAGGCTCATGGGAGGAGCATCCATTCATCCACCCGAACTTGACATACGCGATGAAGAACTTTACTAGATCCTACGCCGAGTGGGCCAACCCCTTCAACTTCGGTCACTATCATACACGCTATGATCCGCACACTTTCACAATTCCGATGGAGTTCCGTGGTTCGATGGTGATCTACATCTTCCTGCTCGGTACAGCTGCCATCAAGGCGAAATGGCGAACGAGAATCGGCTGCTTCCTCTCTGCGtacagtctcttcatcggaAGATGGGACATGGCGACTTTCTTGGGCGGTATGTTGCTTTCAGAGCATGATGTTCGACGTTCATCAGATCTGCCACCCTCGGCTACTGGCGTGAAGGGTCGCGCAGGAGATTTCCAACGAACAACAAAGGGAACAGCGCTGCGATGGGCTGGCATCGTCCTGGCGTTGTATTTATTGTCGTATCCCGACTCTGGCGCTGAGTACACGCCTGGTTTCGCCTATCTTTCAACCTGGGTTCCTAAGTACTACACGCCGCTGTCTGGATGGATGTTCTACGAGGCGATGGGCGCAGTGCTCCTCGTTGCGTGCATCCTGCGAAGTCCAGTGCTCGTTCGCTTGCTTGAAAGCCGCCTCCCGCAGTATCTCGGCAAAGTCAGCTTCTCGCTCTATCTTGTCCATGGACCTGTGCTGCATAGCTTGGGCTTTTGGATTATGCCGAGACTGTTTGACAGCTTCGGTAAGACGGGCGGATATGCGATCGGTTGGGTTGTTCTGCTGGCCATCACGTTTTACTTGACGGATCTGTGGAACAAAAAGATTGATGGCTGGAGTGTAACGGTCGGAAGACGAGTGGAGAAGGCGCTTTCAGAGGACTGA
- a CDS encoding hypothetical protein (EggNog:ENOG41) — protein MASPSNSSSKILEGGCLCEAVRYKISFPKDHSLSNDTLGCICQCTQCRKQTGSFFLATLTVPVSAIEWQGTSEDKIKRYRKSENIARGFCGDCGSFLFWHPDGQDISIATGSLDPLYLFGEGVEGKSEISPDGFAKEIFSGRFNVEFCESEIKGVTDGMPILHKGKRCQGDSSKS, from the coding sequence ATGGCTTCgccatcaaactcatcatccaaAATCCTTGAGGGTGGGTGCCTATGCGAAGCCGTCCGCTACAAGATCTCCTTCCCCAAAGATCACTCTCTTTCCAACGACACCCTAGGCTGTATTTGCCAATGCACCCAATGTCGCAAACAAACAGGAAGCTTCTTTCTCGCCACTTTGACAGTCCCCGTCTCCGCCATCGAGTGGCAGGGCACCTCAGAGGACAAGATCAAAAGATATCGCAAGTCGGAAAACATCGCGCGGGGCTTCTGCGGCGACTGCGGCTCCTTTTTGTTCTGGCATCCCGACGGGCAAGATATCAGCATCGCCACTGGAAGTCTGGACCCTTTGTATCTTTTCGGCGAAGGAGTCGAGGGCAAGAGTGAAATTTCCCCGGATGGGTTTGCAAAGGAGATCTTCAGTGGGCGTTTCAACGTCGAGTTTTGTGAGAGTGAGATCAAGGGCGTCACGGATGGTATGCCGATTCTTCACAAGGGAAAGCGATGTCAAGGCGATAGCTCCAAAtcttga
- a CDS encoding hypothetical protein (EggNog:ENOG41), translated as MDPDQLEAHKEKLRDIARTAYDNRVPFKSITSECHRQILDRAIRNVLSTELAQFTYAQIIDGLPIADVAWDRRLPGIMGEHIINDHESLCPGALEKAHEYYKVWGPSSLKFDPETLKAFQIAEPVSKPFIMRLIELVAVSLHQIAVWLHKLEPHLHQGDIDAVTYWEMPLSETMARFPPGPTLFSHHDYLDDDIYPEGVADMVGYWAEDRILGGVTVFDRRPENLDEIPNIYFHPCRKSQTIRVYQLRDEQQQVLLDFLLQEEVGSLPSPLPILGDKQNRVRVDAPRALTHHHIYRDIWERRPLTIIEMRIFDRRPKDEPDYPEVGDMIRRINAQGGIPLPRPRPRSLSPPMRDDAGEKSYRDRD; from the exons ATGGATCCCGACCAGTTGGAAGCACACAAGGAAAAGCTCCGAGACATTGCGCGCACCGCCTACGACAACCGTGTGCCGTTCAAAAGTATCACCTCCGAATGTCATCGCCAAATATTGGACCGCGCCATCAGAAATGTTCTGTCAACCGAATTAGCGCAGTTCACATACGCCCAGATTATAGATGGCCTCCCCATTGCGGATGTCGCCTGGGACCGTCGACTTCCCGGTATCATGGGAGAACACATCATTAATGACCATGAGTCATTGTGCCCTGGGGCTTTGGAAAAAGCACATGAATACTACAAAGTATGGGGCCCTTCGAGTCTCAAGTTTGATCCTGAA ACTCTAAAGGCCTTTCAAATCGCCGAGCCTGTCTCCAAACCATTCATCATGCGCCTAATTGAGTTGGTAGCTGTTTCGTTACATCAAATAGCTGTTTGGTTGCATAAACTCGaacctcatcttcaccagGGCGATATTGACGCTGTCACATACTGGGAGATGCCGCTATCTGAGACGATGGCTCGATTTCCGCCTGGGCCAACCCTTTTCAGTCACCACGATTATCTTGACGACGATATATATCCAGAAGGGGTAGCAGATATGGTTGGATACTGGGCTGAGGATCGCATTCTCGGCGGCGTGACTGTGTTCGATCGGCGCCCTGAAAATCTGGATGAGATACCCAACATCTACTTTCACCCATGCCGCAAGAGTCAGACGATAAGGGTGTACCAACTACGAgatgagcagcagcaggtcCTCCTTGACTTTCTTCTCCAGGAGGAGGTGGGATCATTACCATCACCTCTGCCGATTCTTGGCGATAAGCAGAATCGCGTGAGAGTTGACGCACCGAGAGCACTCACGCACCATCATATTTACAGAGATATCTGGGAAAGACGACCATTGACTATCATAGAGATGAGAATATTTGACAGAAGACCGAAAGACGAGCCTGATTACCCCGAGGTCGGCGATATGATACGTCGCATTAACGCGCAGGGCGGCATTCCGCTACCGCGGCCTCGTCCACGCTCTTTGTCGCCACCGATGAGAGATGATGCCGGGGAGAAGAGCTATAGAGACAGAGACTAG
- a CDS encoding hypothetical protein (EggNog:ENOG41): MNKANRFKEPELSFRPSHNRHSAQHRRRTCQRLLKSKAFPNSGREAAPIRGEDEITADEATPAPEAEQNSTMGHRSGASGAAGPSLDTVELGLTHLSSFTLIMIEPYSK; the protein is encoded by the exons ATGAACAAAGCCAACAGGTTCAAAGAACCCGAACTTTCTTTTCGCCCTTCACACAACAGGCACAGCGCTCAACATCGCCGCCG AACGTGCCAACGACTGCTCAAGAGCAAGGCATTCCCCAATTCGGGGCGAGAGGCAGCCCCCATTCGGGGTGAG GACGAAATCACGGCCGACGAGGCCACTCCTGCCCCTGAGGCGGAGCAG AACTCGACAATGGGTCACCGTTCCGGCGCCTCTGGGGCTGCCGGTCCCAGTCTCGACACGGTCGAACTAGGATTGACACATTTGTCTAGCTTCACTCTTATAATGA TAGAACCATATAGCAAATGA
- a CDS encoding hypothetical protein (EggNog:ENOG41) yields the protein MSTLNLYLVISKERGQGQPRHWILMLAEENATHGIFYRITGGPMHGKPYEVTIEPKRVDSHGIEKRHLIAQVLEKHRQKIKAAVRQAPPLFCQRWILNVVEDLEKQGVVPKGTCSKWNEALETDPFSDNGAPLNKFSGGSDN from the exons ATGAGTACTCTCAATCTCTATCTTGTCATCTCTAAGGAgcgaggtcaaggtcaaccTCGACACTGGATTCTCATGCTTGCAGAGGAAAATGCCACGCATGGGATCTTCTATCGTATAACTGGAGGACCCATGCATGGTAAGCCATATGAAGTTACTATTGAACCCAAGCGCGTTGACAGCCATGGTATTGAGAAGCGTCACTTAATTGCCCAGGTCCTCGAGAAGCATAggcagaagatcaaggctgctgtTCGGCAAGCTCCCCCGCTGTTCTGTCAGCGCTGGATCTTGAACGTTGTCGAGGACTTGGAGAAGCAAGGTGTCGTTCCTAAGGGAACTTGTTCCAAGTGGAATGAAGCCTTGGAAACTGATCCCTTCTCAGATAATGGTGCTCCCTTGAATAAGTTTTCGGGTGGCAGCGATA ACTAA